Proteins encoded in a region of the Bactrocera tryoni isolate S06 chromosome 4, CSIRO_BtryS06_freeze2, whole genome shotgun sequence genome:
- the LOC120774740 gene encoding dynein intermediate chain 4, axonemal-like translates to MVFRENELTGTLSNVLPMPSSIYRYNGYIQIVLRPTDAVMLYEHNSETVRKGTPESTEVIDDNLVYDYLTMGEGRLRGRRDSEAQTRSVLLLNTAVATGHIYQRDSNDFTSRYDIYDTMHTHKQPKKHSGLTKCPAKAAKTCLNALAHNVSFTRAVMRIERGLSINTHIRGQMHYRNLLKQTGLHEKGTYNIQEIFRFTKPPFESLNQPIKARKAVSDISFCFGNADLVAVAYGVYSYAVQIPATTGNVCVWSIKNVLHPERTYSYNSPVTAVSFSPFDHSLLAVGMANGWLEVRDISAENNPPLSIINKSAITGNDPVITIKWYLKPVFPSHGFKRFITLSQTAVVRKYRFHNGPHVFTTELTRLTRVRGEIEGLSLHGDVPELENRSDSTLFCFNLTLDPLNKDLYYMLTDQGCIHNGSMTLEHSFSSPLRTHIYGSVNCMEFSPWSPKIYLTCGNDWFVRIWMLGVTEPLMELTHKMFPVHYAAWSPTQSTTIFSLTRKTLDIWDIRNPFRPIKSVNVASSHNTLFKPSPTGTALMIGNEHGDVIVCGVGETFILSKFQYDTMEQALYAGIQSESLRQLVKEAGFFGYENKSNRRIFPAVYARI, encoded by the exons ATGGTCTTTCGGGAAAACGAGCTGACTGGTACTCTATCAAATGTATTACCAATGCCTTCAAGTATTTACAGATACAACGGTTATATTCAAATAGTGCTGCGCCCAACTGATGCTGTAATGCTTTATGAACATAACAGTGAGACGGTGCGAAAGGGTACGCCCGAATCGACTGAGGTGATTGACGACAATTTAGTATATGACTATCTGACAATGGGTGAGGGACGCTTGCGCGGACGCAGGGATAGCGAAGCGCAAACGCGCAGTGTATTGCTTTTGAACACCGCAGTCGCAACTGGACATATATATCAAAGGGATTCCAATGACTTTACATCAAGATACGATATTTACGACACAATGCATACACATAAACAACCGAAGAAACACAGCGGTCTCACTAAATGTCCGGCCAAAGCCGCGAAGACCTGTCTGAATGCATTGGCTCACAACGTGTCCTTTACCAGAGCCGTAATGCGTATCGAACGCGGTCTCTCGATTAATACGCATATTAGAGGGCAGATGCATTATCGCAATTTATTAAAACAGACGGGTTTACACGAAAAAGGCACATACAATATACAAGAGATATTCCGTTTCACCAAACCGCCTTTTGAAAGTCTGAATCAACCAATTAAGGCGCGTAAAGCGGTTTCGGATATAAGTTTTTGCTTCGGCAATGCCGATCTTGTTGCCGTCGCTTACGGCGTTTACTCCTATGCCGTACAAATACCGGCAACGACTGGCAATGTATGCGTGTGGAGTATTAAAAATGTACTGCATCCGGAACGCACGTACTCCTACAACTCTCCGGTAACGGCAGTCTCATTCTCACCTTTCGATCACTCACTCCTCGCAGTGGGCATGGCCAATGGTTGGTTGGAAGTGCGCGATATAAGCGCAGAAAATAATCCACCACTGtcaattataaataaatcagCTATAACGGGCAATGATCCCGTTATTACAATTAAATGGTATTTGAAACCCGTTTTTCCATCTCATGGGTTTAAGCGTTTCATAACTCTTTCACAAACTGCAGTGGTTCGTAAATACCGTTTTCACAACGGACCTCATGTCTTCACCACGGAATTGACACGTTTGACACGCGTACGTGGTGAAATCGAGGGCTTGTCTTTGCATGGAGATGTCCCAGAATTAGAAAACCGTTCTGACAGCACCTTGTTCTGCTTCAACTTAACATTGGATCCGCTGAATAAGGACTTATACTACATGCTGACCGATCAGGGTTGCATACATAATGGTTCAATGACATTGGAGCACAGTTTCTCGTCGCCGttgcgcacacacatatatggaTCGGTCAACTGTATGGAGTTTTCGCCGTGGTCGCCGAAAATATATCTCACATGTGGCAATGATTG GTTCGTACGAATTTGGATGCTTGGAGTGACGGAACCACTTATGGAGCTAACCCATAAAATGTTCCCTGTACATTATGCCGCCTGGAGCCCCACTCAATCGACCACAATATTTTCGCTAACGCGAAAAACACTCGACATATGGGACATACGCAATCCATTTCGGCCGATCAAGTCCGTGAATGTCGCCTCGAGTCACAACACCCTATTCAA GCCTTCACCAACTGGCACCGCCCTCATGATTGGCAATGAGCATGGCGACGTGATTGTGTGTGGTGTGGGCGAAACCTTTATTCTGTCCAAATTTCAATACGACACGATGGAGCAAGCACTTTATGCCGGAATTCAGAGCGAAAGTCTTCGCCAGCTGGTGAAAGAAGCCGGATTTTTCGGTTATGAAAACAAGAGTAATCGAAGAATATTTCCAGCAGTTTATGCACGCATTTGA